One window of the Prionailurus bengalensis isolate Pbe53 chromosome E1, Fcat_Pben_1.1_paternal_pri, whole genome shotgun sequence genome contains the following:
- the EZH1 gene encoding histone-lysine N-methyltransferase EZH1 isoform X2: MSKMDISNPPTSKCITYWKRKVKSEYMRLRQLKRLQANMGAKALYVANFAKVQEKTQILNEEWKKLRVQPVQLMKPCTIESIFPGFASQHMLMRSLNTVALVPIMYSWSPLQQNFMVEDETVLCNIPYMGDEVKEEDETFIEELINNYDGKVHGEEEMIPGSVLISDAVFLELVDALNQYSDEEEEGHNDTSDGKQDDSKEDLPVTRKRKRHALEGNKKSSKKQFPNDMIFSAIASMFPENGVPDDMKERYRELTEMSDPNALPPQCTPNIDGPNAKSVQREQSLHSFHTLFCRRCFKYDCFLHPFHATPNVYKRKNKEIKIEPEPCGTDCFLLLEGAKEYAMLHNPRSKCSGRRRRRHHMVSASCSNTSASAVAETKEGDSDRDTGNDWASSSSEANSRCQTPTKQKASPAPPQLCVVEAPSEPVEWTGAEESLFRVFHGTYFNNFCSIARLLGTKTCKQVFQFAVKESLILKLPTDELMNPSQKKKRKHRLWAAHCRKIQLKKDNSSTQVYNYQPCDHPDRPCDSTCPCIMTQNFCEKFCQCNPDCQNRFPGCRCKTQCNTKQCPCYLAVRECDPDLCLTCGASEHWDCKVVSCKNCSIQRGLKKHLLLAPSDVAGWGTFIKESVQKNEFISEYCGELISQDEADRRGKVYDKYMSSFLFNLNNDFVVDATRKGNKIRFANHSVNPNCYAKVVMVNGDHRIGIFAKRAIQAGEELFFDYRYSQADALKYVGIERETDVL; encoded by the exons ATGAG CAAAATGGATATCTCAAACCCCCCAACTTCCAAATGTATCACTtactggaaaagaaaagttaaatctGAATACATGCGACTCCGACAACTGAAGCGGCTTCAGGCAAATATGGGCGCGAAG GCTCTATATGTAGCAAATTTTGCAAAGGTTCAAGAAAAAACCCAGATCCTCAATGAAGAATGGAAGAAGCTTCGTGTCCAACCTGTGCAGTTGATGAAGCCT TGTACCATAGAGAGCATTTTCCCAGGATTTGCAAGCCAACATATGTTAATGAGGTCTCTGAACACAGTTGCCTTGGTTCCCATCATGTATTCCTGGTCCCCTCTCCAGCAGAACTTTATG GTAGAAGATGAGACAGTTTTGTGCAATATTCCCTACATGGGAGATGAGGTGAAAGAAGAAGATGAGACGTTCATTGAGGAGCTCATCAATAACTATGATGGGAAAGTCCACGGTGAAGAAG AGATGATCCCTGGATCTGTTCTGATTAGTGATGCTGTTTTCCTGGAGTTGGTAGATGCTCTGAATCAATACTCagatgaagaggaggaagggcacaATGACACCTCAGATGGGAAGCAAGATGACAGCAAAGAAGATCTGCCAgtgacaagaaagagaaaacgaCACGCTCTTGAAG gcaacaaaaagagTTCCAAGAAACAGTTCCCAAACGACATGATCTTCAGTGCAATTGCCTCGATGTTCCCTGAGAACGGTGTCCCGGATGACATGAAGGAGAG gtaccGGGAGCTGACGGAGATGTCAGACCCCAATGCGCTTCCCCCTCAGTGCACACCCAACATCGACGGCCCCAACGCCAAGTCCGTGCAGCGGGAGCAGTCTCTGCACTCCTTCCACACGCTTTTTTGCCGACGCTGCTTCAAATACGACTGCTTCCTTCACC CTTTTCACGCCACCCCTAATGTATATAAACGCAAGAACAAAGAGATCAAGATTGAACCAGAACCATGTGGCACAGACTGCTTCCTTTTGCtg GAAGGAGCGAAGGAGTACGCCATGCTCCACAACCCTCGCTCTAAGTGCTCCGGGCGTCGCCGACGAAGGCACCACATGGTCAGTGCTTCCTGCTCCAACACTTCAGCCTCTGCTGTGGCTGAGACTAAAGAAGGGGACAGTGACAGGGATACAGGCAATGACTGGGCCTCCAGTTCTTCAG AGGCCAACTCTCGCTGCCAGACCCCCACAAAGCAGAAGGCTAGTCCGGCCCCCCCTCAGCTCTGTGTAGTGGAAGCACCCTCGGAGCCTGTGGAATGGACTGGGGCTGAGGAATCTCTCTTTCGAGTGTTTCATGGCACCTACTTCAACAACTTCTGTTCCATAGCCAGACTTCTGGGAACTAAGACGTGCAAGCAG GTCTTTCAGTTTGCAGTCAAAGAATCACTTATCCTGAAGCTGCCAACAGATGAGCTCATGAACCCGTcgcagaagaagaaaagaaagcacag GTTGTGGGCTGCACACTGCAGGAAAATTCAGCTGAAGAAAG ATAACTCTTCCACTCAAGTGTATAACTACCAGCCCTGCGACCATCCAGACCGCCCCTGTGACAGCACCTGCCCCTGCATCATGACGCAGAATTTCTGTGAGAAGTTCTGCCAGTGCAACCCGGACT gtcAGAATCGTTTCCCTGGCTGTCGCTGTAAGACCCAGTGTAATACCAAGCAGTGTCCCTGCTACCTGGCAGTGCGAGAGTGCGACCCCGACCTGTGCCTCACCTGCGGGGCCTCGGAGCACTGGGACTGCAAGGTGGTTTCCTGCAAAAACTGCAGCATCCAGCGAGGCCTCAAGAAG CACCTGCTGCTGGCCCCCTCAGATGTGGCCGGATGGGGCACCTTCATTAAGGAGTCTGTGCAAAAGAACGAATTCATTTCTGAATACTGTGGTGAG CTTATCTCTCAAGACGAGGCTGATCGACGGGGGAAGGTCTATGACAAATACATGTCCAGCTTCCTCTTCAACCTCAACAATG ATTTTGTAGTAGATGCTACccggaaaggaaacaaaattcgATTTGCAAACCATTCAGTGAACCCCAACTGTTATGCCAAAG TGGTCATGGTGAACGGGGATCATCGCATTGGAATCTTTGCTAAAAGGGCAATTCAAGCTGGTGAAGAGCTCTTCTTTGATTACAG GTACAGCCAAGCTGATGCCCTCAAGTACGTGGGGATCGAGCGGGAGACTGATGTCCTTTAG
- the EZH1 gene encoding histone-lysine N-methyltransferase EZH1 isoform X1, which produces MSKMDISNPPTSKCITYWKRKVKSEYMRLRQLKRLQANMGAKALYVANFAKVQEKTQILNEEWKKLRVQPVQLMKPVSGHPFLKKCTIESIFPGFASQHMLMRSLNTVALVPIMYSWSPLQQNFMVEDETVLCNIPYMGDEVKEEDETFIEELINNYDGKVHGEEEMIPGSVLISDAVFLELVDALNQYSDEEEEGHNDTSDGKQDDSKEDLPVTRKRKRHALEGNKKSSKKQFPNDMIFSAIASMFPENGVPDDMKERYRELTEMSDPNALPPQCTPNIDGPNAKSVQREQSLHSFHTLFCRRCFKYDCFLHPFHATPNVYKRKNKEIKIEPEPCGTDCFLLLEGAKEYAMLHNPRSKCSGRRRRRHHMVSASCSNTSASAVAETKEGDSDRDTGNDWASSSSEANSRCQTPTKQKASPAPPQLCVVEAPSEPVEWTGAEESLFRVFHGTYFNNFCSIARLLGTKTCKQVFQFAVKESLILKLPTDELMNPSQKKKRKHRLWAAHCRKIQLKKDNSSTQVYNYQPCDHPDRPCDSTCPCIMTQNFCEKFCQCNPDCQNRFPGCRCKTQCNTKQCPCYLAVRECDPDLCLTCGASEHWDCKVVSCKNCSIQRGLKKHLLLAPSDVAGWGTFIKESVQKNEFISEYCGELISQDEADRRGKVYDKYMSSFLFNLNNDFVVDATRKGNKIRFANHSVNPNCYAKVVMVNGDHRIGIFAKRAIQAGEELFFDYRYSQADALKYVGIERETDVL; this is translated from the exons ATGAG CAAAATGGATATCTCAAACCCCCCAACTTCCAAATGTATCACTtactggaaaagaaaagttaaatctGAATACATGCGACTCCGACAACTGAAGCGGCTTCAGGCAAATATGGGCGCGAAG GCTCTATATGTAGCAAATTTTGCAAAGGTTCAAGAAAAAACCCAGATCCTCAATGAAGAATGGAAGAAGCTTCGTGTCCAACCTGTGCAGTTGATGAAGCCTGTGAGTGGGCATCCTTTTCTCAAAAAG TGTACCATAGAGAGCATTTTCCCAGGATTTGCAAGCCAACATATGTTAATGAGGTCTCTGAACACAGTTGCCTTGGTTCCCATCATGTATTCCTGGTCCCCTCTCCAGCAGAACTTTATG GTAGAAGATGAGACAGTTTTGTGCAATATTCCCTACATGGGAGATGAGGTGAAAGAAGAAGATGAGACGTTCATTGAGGAGCTCATCAATAACTATGATGGGAAAGTCCACGGTGAAGAAG AGATGATCCCTGGATCTGTTCTGATTAGTGATGCTGTTTTCCTGGAGTTGGTAGATGCTCTGAATCAATACTCagatgaagaggaggaagggcacaATGACACCTCAGATGGGAAGCAAGATGACAGCAAAGAAGATCTGCCAgtgacaagaaagagaaaacgaCACGCTCTTGAAG gcaacaaaaagagTTCCAAGAAACAGTTCCCAAACGACATGATCTTCAGTGCAATTGCCTCGATGTTCCCTGAGAACGGTGTCCCGGATGACATGAAGGAGAG gtaccGGGAGCTGACGGAGATGTCAGACCCCAATGCGCTTCCCCCTCAGTGCACACCCAACATCGACGGCCCCAACGCCAAGTCCGTGCAGCGGGAGCAGTCTCTGCACTCCTTCCACACGCTTTTTTGCCGACGCTGCTTCAAATACGACTGCTTCCTTCACC CTTTTCACGCCACCCCTAATGTATATAAACGCAAGAACAAAGAGATCAAGATTGAACCAGAACCATGTGGCACAGACTGCTTCCTTTTGCtg GAAGGAGCGAAGGAGTACGCCATGCTCCACAACCCTCGCTCTAAGTGCTCCGGGCGTCGCCGACGAAGGCACCACATGGTCAGTGCTTCCTGCTCCAACACTTCAGCCTCTGCTGTGGCTGAGACTAAAGAAGGGGACAGTGACAGGGATACAGGCAATGACTGGGCCTCCAGTTCTTCAG AGGCCAACTCTCGCTGCCAGACCCCCACAAAGCAGAAGGCTAGTCCGGCCCCCCCTCAGCTCTGTGTAGTGGAAGCACCCTCGGAGCCTGTGGAATGGACTGGGGCTGAGGAATCTCTCTTTCGAGTGTTTCATGGCACCTACTTCAACAACTTCTGTTCCATAGCCAGACTTCTGGGAACTAAGACGTGCAAGCAG GTCTTTCAGTTTGCAGTCAAAGAATCACTTATCCTGAAGCTGCCAACAGATGAGCTCATGAACCCGTcgcagaagaagaaaagaaagcacag GTTGTGGGCTGCACACTGCAGGAAAATTCAGCTGAAGAAAG ATAACTCTTCCACTCAAGTGTATAACTACCAGCCCTGCGACCATCCAGACCGCCCCTGTGACAGCACCTGCCCCTGCATCATGACGCAGAATTTCTGTGAGAAGTTCTGCCAGTGCAACCCGGACT gtcAGAATCGTTTCCCTGGCTGTCGCTGTAAGACCCAGTGTAATACCAAGCAGTGTCCCTGCTACCTGGCAGTGCGAGAGTGCGACCCCGACCTGTGCCTCACCTGCGGGGCCTCGGAGCACTGGGACTGCAAGGTGGTTTCCTGCAAAAACTGCAGCATCCAGCGAGGCCTCAAGAAG CACCTGCTGCTGGCCCCCTCAGATGTGGCCGGATGGGGCACCTTCATTAAGGAGTCTGTGCAAAAGAACGAATTCATTTCTGAATACTGTGGTGAG CTTATCTCTCAAGACGAGGCTGATCGACGGGGGAAGGTCTATGACAAATACATGTCCAGCTTCCTCTTCAACCTCAACAATG ATTTTGTAGTAGATGCTACccggaaaggaaacaaaattcgATTTGCAAACCATTCAGTGAACCCCAACTGTTATGCCAAAG TGGTCATGGTGAACGGGGATCATCGCATTGGAATCTTTGCTAAAAGGGCAATTCAAGCTGGTGAAGAGCTCTTCTTTGATTACAG GTACAGCCAAGCTGATGCCCTCAAGTACGTGGGGATCGAGCGGGAGACTGATGTCCTTTAG